One part of the bacterium genome encodes these proteins:
- a CDS encoding polyketide cyclase, whose protein sequence is MFKKLIVILLIALAGFAALAAMQPSEMHVTRTAVIKAPASAIFPLVNDLHKWDSWSPWAKLDPNATVTFAGPESGKGSSMTWKGNNEVGEGTLTITDSKENEHIGMHLDFVKPMAGTNTADFTLKEENGETTVTWSMDAHKNFLAKAIGLVMDCEKMVGENYEQAFASIKALVEKSDRN, encoded by the coding sequence TCTTATCGCCCTCGCCGGTTTCGCGGCACTCGCCGCCATGCAACCGTCGGAGATGCACGTCACCCGCACCGCGGTAATTAAAGCCCCCGCATCCGCCATCTTCCCTCTAGTGAATGATCTGCATAAATGGGACAGCTGGTCCCCCTGGGCAAAGCTGGACCCCAATGCCACCGTAACCTTTGCTGGGCCTGAATCCGGCAAGGGTTCCTCCATGACATGGAAGGGCAACAATGAAGTGGGCGAAGGCACCCTCACCATTACCGACAGCAAGGAAAACGAACATATCGGCATGCATCTCGATTTCGTCAAACCCATGGCCGGCACCAACACGGCCGATTTCACGCTGAAGGAAGAAAACGGCGAAACCACCGTTACCTGGAGCATGGATGCCCACAAAAACTTCCTCGCCAAGGCCATCGGCCTGGTGATGGATTGCGAGAAAATGGTCGGCGAAAATTACGAACAGGCCTTTGCCAGCATCAAGGCACTGGTAGAAAAATCCGACCGGAACTAG